Proteins co-encoded in one Zygotorulaspora mrakii chromosome 5, complete sequence genomic window:
- the SNX3 gene encoding Snx3p (similar to Saccharomyces cerevisiae SNX3 (YOR357C); ancestral locus Anc_7.30), with product MRQFKSFSTTEQSSLPQGHKGPSYSEIYAEPENFLEIEVVNPKTHFPNSASSNKMFTDYEIICRTNLPSFNKRFSKVRRRYSDFEFFRKCLTKELSMYANHPRVVIPHLPGKIILSNRFNQDCVEERRQGLNKWIQSVAGHPLLQSGSKTLVRFIEEETFIG from the coding sequence ATGAGACAGTTCAAGTCATTTAGCACCACGGAGCAGTCGAGTTTACCACAGGGTCATAAGGGACCTAGCTACAGCGAAATATATGCAGAGCCTGAAAATTTCCTAGAGATTGAAGTAGTGAATCCGAAGACCCATTTTCCTAACAGCGCCAGTTCAAACAAGATGTTTACCGATTATGAAATAATATGCCGTACGAACCTACCTAGCTTCAACAAGAGATTCTCGAAAGTGAGAAGAAGATAttcagattttgaattcttccGTAAATGCCTAACGAAGGAATTGTCCATGTACGCAAACCATCCTAGAGTGGTTATTCCTCATTTACCGGGCAAAATAATTTTAAGTAACAGGTTTAATCAGGATTGCGTCGAGGAGAGAAGACAAGGACTGAACAAATGGATTCAATCGGTTGCAGGCCATCCCCTGCTTCAGTCAGGTTCGAAGACTCTCGTCAGATTTATCGAGGAAGAAACGTTCATTGGGTGA
- the HAP5 gene encoding Hap5p (similar to Saccharomyces cerevisiae HAP5 (YOR358W); ancestral locus Anc_7.29): MPDNEDAAQMKQSATTDLEDGRADVVNTVEGEEELDVFGNVGQGLVGHYREIMIQYWQELINEIESTNEPDSEYQDDFKSHSLPLARIKKVMKTDEDVRMISAEAPILFAKACEIFITELTMRAWCVSEENKRRTLQKADIAEALQKSDMFDFLIDIVPRNAQ; the protein is encoded by the coding sequence ATGCCGGATAATGAGGATGCTGCTCAAATGAAGCAATCCGCTACTACAGATCTTGAAGACGGGAGAGCAGATGTCGTAAACACTGTGGAGGGCGAGGAGGAACTGGATGTATTCGGAAATGTCGGTCAAGGTTTGGTAGGTCATTACAGAGAGATTATGATCCAGTATTGGCAAGAGCTaatcaatgaaattgaGTCAACAAACGAACCTGACTCCGAATATCaagatgatttcaaatcaCATTCCCTACCTTTAGCAAGAATCAAGAAAGTTATGAAGACAGACGAAGACGTGCGAATGATAAGTGCGGAAGCACCAATACTTTTCGCCAAGGCTTGTGAAATCTTCATTACAGAGCTGACAATGAGAGCTTGGTGTGTATCTGAAGAGAACAAGAGGCGTACGCTGCAGAAAGCTGATATTGCTGAAGCTCTACAAAAGAGTGATATGTTTGACTTCTTGATTGATATAGTACCAAGAAACGCGCAGTAG
- the CDC24 gene encoding Rho family guanine nucleotide exchange factor CDC24 (similar to Saccharomyces cerevisiae CDC24 (YAL041W); ancestral locus Anc_7.32), with the protein MVLQSHMSSSASLPLQSSGSSSVSMANVMNKSVTEQDSLYHICVNVKKRLERLHQLQPYLNLAYASSEVLSERQSLFLSQKQQQQKGNNHHSISSGLSGRDSHHGYTNVTRTSSISNSSYKEELSLDGITYTTGSANGGSGVEGIGSSINCSSNNIPSMEDTLLTFSMGILPISMDCDPVTQLSQLFQQGSPLCIIFNAVKPQFKLPVVSSDDLKICKKSIYDFILGCKQHFAFNDEELFKISDVFSNSTSDLLSVLDVVITLLNSAPEIFGTTEQLHEEMQRAKHTSAVGMKPSSDHSKIIKEFVSTERKYVHDLEILEKYRQQLLESNLITSEELYMLFPNLGDAIDFQRRFLVSLEINALVEPSKQRIGALFMHSKYFFKLYEPWSIGQNAAIDFLSKHLESLRRTDFVIRNKLELQSFLYKPVQRLCRYPLLLKELLQNSQDVGNSKELEIALDISKGIARSINENQRRTENHEVVKKLCGRVVNWKGYRIAKFGELLYFDKVFISTSNSSEPEREFEVYLFEKIIILFSEITQKKTSSLSLKKKQTNSGSSLTLNLTGSHNNASSSSGLAEPKLDLRGRIMIMNLNQISSLDARSLTITWESIKEQGNFILKFKNEETRDNWSSCLQSLVRKIRSESFKSTNSDQGNFSSQSQYRNTHNSVTSFSSTQLKHASEVLPRRNTSYYESEFRSISENYKNSIPKTSLLIRVAFNSDLFTVLAELDSTVDGLLQIIKRKLSHSGEVIKVKYQDEDGDYVLLQSEEDWSVVKEMLKESDERILNVWAYA; encoded by the coding sequence ATGGTGTTACAATCCCACATGTCTTCTTCCGCTTCTCTACCCTTACAGAGTTCGGGCTCAAGCTCTGTATCAATGGCAAATGTTATGAATAAGTCAGTCACGGAACAGGATTCGCTATACCACATATGTGtaaatgtgaaaaaaagactGGAACGTCTGCATCAGTTACAGCCGTATCTAAATCTGGCGTATGCTTCGAGCGAAGTTTTGAGTGAGCGGCAGTCTCTTTTTCTATCACAgaagcagcaacaacaaaaaggCAATAACCACCACAGCATCTCATCTGGTTTGAGTGGTAGAGATAGTCATCACGGATATACCAATGTAACTCGGACCAGCTCTATTTCCAATTCAAGCTACAAAGAGGAACTATCCCTAGATGGGATAACTTATACGACGGGATCCGCCAATGGCGGAAGCGGTGTCGAGGGTATTGGAAGTAGTATTAATTGCAGTAGCAATAATATACCTAGCATGGAGGATACGTTACTGACATTTAGCATGGGTATTTTGCCTATTTCAATGGATTGCGATCCAGTAACTCAGCTATCCCAGTTATTTCAGCAGGGCTCGCCGTTGTGTATAATCTTCAACGCCGTCAAGCCTCAATTCAAGCTACCCGTTGTCTCTTCAGATGACTTAAAAATCTGCAAAAAATCGATTTATGATTTTATACTTGGTTGTAAACAGCATTTTGCATTTAACGATGAAGAgctattcaaaatatctgaCGTTTTCTCTAATTCAACGAGCGATTTATTGAGTGTATTGGATGTGGTTATCACGCTGCTGAATTCGGCTCCAGAAATATTTGGCACCACAGAACAACTACATGAAGAGATGCAAAGAGCCAAGCATACTAGTGCCGTGGGGATGAAGCCTTCATCCGACCATTccaaaattatcaaagaatttgtCTCGACGGAAAGAAAATACGTACATGATCTAGAGATACTAGAAAAATACAGACAACAATTACTGGAGAGTAATTTAATAACATCCGAAGAATTGTATATgttatttccaaatttggGCGATGCAATTGATTTTCAGAGAAGATTTCTGGTCTCACTTGAAATAAATGCACTTGTGGAGCCATCCAAACAGAGGATAGGTGCTCTTTTCATGCATTCaaagtattttttcaaactttaCGAACCATGGTCAATCGGACAAAACGCGGCGATTGATTTCCTTTCCAAACACCTGGAGTCGTTGAGGAGAACCGATTTTGTTATTCGCAATAAGCTAGAGTTGCAATCTTTCTTGTATAAGCCGGTTCAAAGACTTTGCAGATATCCTCTCCTGCTTAAAGAGCTCTTGCAAAATTCTCAAGATGTCGGGAACTCAAAGGAATTGGAAATTGCATTAGATATTTCCAAAGGCATCGCAAGGAGCATTAATGAAAATCAAAGGCGTACAGAAAATCACGAAGTGGTGAAAAAACTATGTGGTCGCGTGGTCAATTGGAAAGGTTATCGAATTGCGAAATTCGGGGAattattatattttgataaGGTTTTCATATCTACTAGTAATTCTTCGGAACCCGAAAGGGAATTCGAAGTGTatttgtttgaaaagatcataattcttttctctgaGATTACtcagaaaaaaacatcttcactttcgttaaagaaaaagcaaacAAATTCAGGGTCATCATTGACTTTGAACCTCACTGGCTCGCATAATAATGCATCATCCTCAAGTGGGTTGGCGGAGCCCAAATTAGATCTCAGAGGTCGCATAATGATCATGAACCTGAACCAGATCAGTTCCCTAGATGCAAGATCCTTAACAATTACTTGGGAGTCAATAAAAGAGCAGGGGAACTTTATActtaaattcaaaaatgagGAAACTAGAGATAACTGGAGCTCATGTTTACAGTCTTTGGTACGAAAAATTAGAAGTGagtctttcaaaagcaCAAATAGCGATCAAGGCAACTTTTCATCGCAATCTCAATATAGAAATACACATAATAGTGTTACTTCTTTCAGCAGCACCCAGCTGAAACATGCCTCTGAGGTTCTACCTAGACGCAACACATCCTACTACGAAAGCGAATTTCGCTCGATTTCTGAGAACTACAAGAATTCTATACCGAAGACATCACTTTTAATAAGAGTTGCCTTCAATTCTGATTTGTTCACAGTACTAGCAGAATTGGATTCGACAGTTGACGGATTGCTTCAGATAATTAAGAGAAAGCTCAGCCATTCAGGCGAAGTTATCAAAGTAAAATACCAGGATGAAGATGGCGATTATGTTTTGCTGCAATCGGAGGAAGACTGGTCAGTAGTGAAAGAGATGTTGAAAGAAAGCGACGAACGCATCTTGAATGTATGGGCATATGCTTAG
- the GDS1 gene encoding Gds1p (similar to Saccharomyces cerevisiae GDS1 (YOR355W); ancestral locus Anc_7.34), protein MALTNTRPLQIPALQSEILHNTASPVFQASSLVFNPKHDDANQLSSLNAIPNTPSSESSPSLHESYGSKGKKDSKDNSTPKRDSPSLEISKIVPVTGERPMPSDRTSPLDDDVLHAVFVILWEKDPEAQGMTVKQLSDYLLEKHPEMNNLSTKLSNLISAKLNAYVKKLEKGEKTLTYALSREWSNSSPRRMVYVYRGILSSDYKKHAQAAAVQLKQQQQSTGSKNNGRIEPNAHMKKSFSNASDVSLSGFKNNNSILGATTNLGFSLSPEFNIPYSTSPVSAILTPNSGNDNPVSNESDSSKKRSQTDGSKTVKDLSNGPVAKKVKHNDLTPGTQINRGTTNNTGNIISNNSANSTNYITVAAAAPRRSKFSSKNEFKTNSQNSANIVAAIHKAISTQTPIEKSGNQIGHGSSLIVSGNRNDVGGFITDSWVKSIREGFLIHDIGSPESLSFEDLEYTFD, encoded by the coding sequence ATGGCTTTGACAAATACTAGACCGTTGCAGATTCCTGCTTTGCAAAGTGAAATATTGCACAACACAGCGTCACCAGTTTTTCAGGCGAGCTCTTTGGTGTTCAATCCAAAACATGATGATGCAAACCAGTTGAGTTCGTTGAATGCAATTCCAAATACCCCTTCTTCAGAAAGCTCACCTAGCTTGCACGAGAGCTATGGTTCTAAGGGCAAGAAAGATAGTAAAGACAACAGCACACCAAAGCGTGATTCTCCAAGTTTGGAAATATCGAAGATTGTTCCGGTCACTGGGGAAAGACCTATGCCAAGTGATAGAACTTCTCCATTAGATGATGATGTTCTTCATGCCGTATTTGTAATTTTGTGGGAAAAGGATCCTGAAGCACAGGGCATGACAGTTAAGCAATTATCGGACTATCTTCTAGAAAAACATCCTGAGATGAACAATTTGTCTACGAAATTGTCCAATCTAATATCTGCTAAGCTGAATGCCTATGTCAAAAAGTTGGAAAAGGGAGAAAAGACTCTGACGTACGCTTTATCCAGGGAGTGGTCGAATTCGTCACCGAGAAGAATGGTTTACGTGTATAGAGGAATTTTATCTTCGGATTACAAAAAGCATGCGCAAGCTGCAGCTGTCCAATtgaaacaacaacagcagtCTACAGGATCCAAGAATAACGGACGCATCGAACCGAATGCACATATGAAAAAGTCATTTAGCAACGCCTCAGATGTCTCTTTGTCTGGATTTAAGAACAATAATAGTATCTTGGGCGCAACAACAAATCTTGGATTTTCATTAAGTCCCGAATTCAATATACCTTACTCTACCTCTCCAGTTTCCGCTATTTTAACGCCAAATTCCGGAAATGACAATCCCGTGTCAAATGAAAGTGATTCCAGTAAGAAAAGGTCACAAACAGATGGAAGCAAAACCGTGAAAGATCTATCAAATGGTCCTGTAGCGAAGAAAGTGAAGCACAATGACTTAACACCGGGCACTCAAATCAACAGAGGAACAACTAATAACACTGGAAACATTATTAGCAATAACAGTGCTAATAGTACTAATTATATTACCGTAGCGGCAGCTGCCCCAAGACGTTCGaaattttcttcgaaaAATGAGTTCAAGACTAACTCTCAAAATTCCGCTAATATTGTAGCAGCTATTCACAAGGCCATATCCACACAGACcccaattgaaaaaagtggtAACCAAATAGGTCATGGAAGTTCTTTAATTGTTTCTGGCAATCGTAACGACGTAGGTGGATTCATCACTGACTCGTGGGTAAAAAGTATAAGAGAGGGGTTTCTGATTCACGACATAGGTTCACCCGAATCTTTGTCGTTTGAAGACTTGGAATATACTTTCGATTAG
- the PTA1 gene encoding RNA-processing protein PTA1 (similar to Saccharomyces cerevisiae PTA1 (YAL043C); ancestral locus Anc_7.28), which yields MSLPEMDQLFQAKQLAMANSPEQMLPKVLETSASLYHSKSASTLLKLELSRFIPDLLLDILRHEQIPVTQKPFIASQHLNCLWSICQNVRDSIAYKFSILAFSASYPLLFDLVAKASNQEMWDTMQQMKTFIVSKWNTTYPLNPSSDNANEDFIDDARSIGTRLATAKFISEIVIVHTSRNNSSNSSGKNRASSISISSVPDNHPIISNKQSIESEAKKFLDILLNYLIEEPMMVSSIFIGILNCLSFIMIQRPQATMRIITSLLKFNVDAKFQADNISVLNYRLGKRFVERCYKNFVQFGLKSQLIKNSGSMSAQHSKLSKISQTLYVIGEETRSKGILNFVPEEIENKMSNKDKQKYALLRKKQQMPRSLTKDQSLPSIVSPPLQQATLNNIDNSVVNTNGNNSNTRNDRNGRNSNSTGANSSSRSVSGTSNVDSTTKLLMNLQNYTMSKNNISTFFNSSPVTIDNSYSSIYSLMNSKNSEQDMSELPQDVIIKLCSEAFYKTDTTRMISGLSIVASRYTDLMNKTTQIQTDSKKRKAEDQHQQEEQEQSKKVKREGSVDLKVEEGGGDNQNDDNDDYTVESEHREHEVELMKPTPMTAEQKMAHVERIVQNIMSIKDSDENPGITSAVGKGQQPLEKIKILEWDNSKSWLCILTRLVTRGLSSNERMSDFIRQTLYDYFIQDFNGRIGMVLEWLAEEWYYESLTGLDTDNSPLETSFVNYDKWSIKLLEGLNPLLENQHRRTFIRLMSELPRIQQQHIDMIRPICLDPARTSLGFQTLKFLVMFRPPVKPMVKIFLETLMQEDETASEQCVAILNKFY from the coding sequence ATGTCTCTACCAGAAATGGATCAATTATTCCAGGCCAAGCAGCTGGCTATGGCAAATAGTCCAGAACAGATGTTACCGAAGGTTTTGGAAACTTCTGCATCGCTGTATCACTCAAAATCCGCGTCAACGTTACTCAAGTTGGAACTATCCCGATTCATTCCTGATTTGTTACTTGATATACTTCGTCATGAGCAGATCCCAGTCACCCAAAAGCCGTTTATTGCCTCGCAACATTTGAATTGTCTATGGTCGATTTGTCAGAATGTTAGGGATTCTATAGCTTACAAATTCTCTATACTAGCGTTTTCAGCATCTTATCCTTTGCTATTTGATCTTGTTGCTAAAGCGTCTAACCAAGAAATGTGGGACACCATGCAACAGATGAAAACATTCATTGTAAGTAAATGGAATACGACGTATCCGTTGAATCCGTCAAGTGATAATGCGAACGAAGACTTTATAGATGATGCGAGGAGCATTGGCACAAGGCTAGCTACTGCCAAATTCATTTCAGAGATTGTTATTGTACATACTTCAAGAAACAACAGTAGTAACAGTTCCGGCAAGAATAGGGCTTCATCCATTAGTATCTCCTCTGTGCCGGATAATCACCCTATCATAAGCAACAAGCAATCCATTGAATCCGAAGCTAAGAAATTTTTAGACATCTTGCTTAATTACTTGATCGAAGAGCCTATGATGGTCAGTTCTATCTTCATTGGGATTCTGAACTGCCTTAGTTTCATCATGATACAAAGACCACAAGCTACAATGAGAATTATTACTTCGCTACTGAAGTTCAACGTTGATGCCAAGTTTCAGGCAGACAATATATCTGTGCTAAATTACAGATTGGGCAAGAGATTCGTTGAACGCTGctataaaaattttgttcaGTTTGGCCTTAAGTCCCAactgataaaaaattcagGTTCCATGTCTGCACAACATTCTAAActgtcaaaaatttcacaaaCATTGTATGTTATAGGTGAAGAGACGAGAAGTAAAGGTATACTGAATTTTGTTCCGGAAGAGATCGAGAATAAAATGTCAAATAAGGATAAACAGAAGTACGCCTTATTGAGAAAGAAGCAGCAAATGCCTAGAAGTTTGACAAAAGACCAATCGCTTCCTTCAATAGTTAGCCCGCCTCTACAACAGGCCACGCTTAATAATATCGATAATTCAGTGGTAAACACCAATGGAAATAATTCTAATACGAGAAATGATCGAAACGGCAGAAACAGTAACAGCACCGGAGCCAATAGTTCTTCTCGATCGGTGTCAGGAACATCCAACGTCGATAGCACTACCAAACTCCTGATGAATCTACAAAACTATACCATGTCAAAAAACAACATAtctacttttttcaattcttcacCAGTCACAATTGATAATTCTTATAGCTCGATCTATTCTTTAATGAACAGTAAGAATTCCGAGCAAGACATGTCTGAATTACCCCAGGATGTCATCATTAAATTGTGCAGTGAAGCGTTTTATAAAACTGACACAACACGTATGATTTCCGGTCTCTCGATCGTGGCATCGAGGTACACTGACCTAATGAACAAAACTACACAGATACAGACTGATTCTAAAAAGCGTAAGGCAGAGGATCAACATCAGCAAGAGGAACAGGAGCAATCtaaaaaagtaaaaaggGAAGGCTCAGTCGatttgaaagttgaagaaggcGGAGGAGATAACCAGAATGATGATAACGATGACTACACCGTCGAAAGTGAACACAGGGAACATGAAGTAGAATTAATGAAGCCGACCCCAATGACAGCTGAACAAAAGATGGCACATGTGGAACGTATTGTTCAAAACATAATGAGCATAAAAGATTCCGATGAAAATCCAGGCATTACCAGTGCTGTAGGAAAGGGCCAGCAACCattggaaaagatcaaaatattgGAATGGGATAACAGCAAATCTTGGCTTTGCATTTTAACCAGATTAGTCACAAGAGGTTTATCAAGCAACGAAAGAATGAGCGATTTTATCAGGCAAACTTTATATGATTACTTTATCCAAGATTTCAACGGGCGGATCGGAATGGTGCTCGAGTGGCTCGCCGAGGAATGGTACTACGAATCTCTCACAGGTTTGGATACCGACAATTCGCCGCTCGAAACAAGTTTTGTAAATTATGATAAATGGTCCATCAAGCTACTCGAAGGGCTAAATCCATTACTGGAGAACCAGCATAGAAGAACCTTCATAAGACTAATGAGTGAGCTGCCCCGcattcaacagcaacatATCGACATGATCAGGCCTATCTGCCTTGATCCAGCCAGAACCTCGCTCGGTTTCCAAActctaaaatttcttgtGATGTTCAGACCCCCAGTAAAGCCTATGGTCAAGATTTTCCTCGAGACATTGATGCAAGAGGATGAAACTGCGAGCGAACAATGTGTTGCAATCTTAAATAAGTTCTATTGA
- the CIR2 gene encoding electron-transferring-flavoprotein dehydrogenase (similar to Saccharomyces cerevisiae YOR356W; ancestral locus Anc_7.33): MLTKRLGSVIARRNLSSVSRVLSKSSIRPLNVRPKTGLSFYESFSRRFSISSKVNQSVEASFDSLTPEERDVLTQERAIDKVDVCIVGGGPAGLATAIKLKQLANESGKEDLRVVVLEKSADIGSHIVSGVILEPRALRELFPSSEHYDQNGNGIPLPSDIVTKCVKEEMKFMIGNLVLPIPVPSHMRNENKNYVGSLNQVTAYLGEKAEEVGVELYSGISVSEVLYSKDNNSVIGVATKDMGISKSGRPKENFERGMEFHARQVVFAEGCHGSLTKQIIKKFGLRNNAQNQSYGLGIKEVWEVPKEKFKKGFTAHTMGYPLSNYVYGGGFQYHFGENLVTVGLVVGLDYKNPYISPYQEFQKLKQHPYYRNVLEGGKCISYAARALNEGGMQAIPKLHFPGGVLVGASAGFMNVPKIKGSHTAMKTGMLAAEEIFKVVSEMPSLEELEETGREDLVEKPINLESYQKAFKNSWVYEELHSVRNVRPSFNSFLGGYGGMAYSGLDTFILRGRTPWTFSFHESDASVTEIAAKYKPIEYPKPDGVISFDILTSVSRTGTYHDEDEKCHLRVPDQDLQKHAEAAYPKWKGIENRFCPAGVYEYVEDKNSPLSVKFQINAQNCIHCKTCDIKVPTQDINWVVPEGGDGPKYSLT; this comes from the coding sequence ATGTTAACCAAAAGACTTGGTTCAGTAATAGCTAGGCGAAATTTGAGCTCAGTTTCGCGtgttttatcaaaaagctcTATCCGACCACTGAATGTACGCCCAAAAACCGGGTTAAGTTTTTACGAGAGCTTTTCACGTCGATTTTCCATTTCCAGTAAGGTGAATCAGTCAGTTGAAGCTAGTTTTGATTCTCTGACACCTGAAGAGCGCGACGTCCTTACTCAAGAAAGAGCAATTGACAAAGTTGATGTTTGCATTGTTGGAGGTGGTCCCGCTGGACTGGCTACTGCAATTAAGCTGAAGCAACTAGCTAATGAAAGCGGCAAAGAAGATTTAAGAGTCGTAGTACTAGAAAAATCAGCAGATATAGGATCACATATTGTCTCAGGTGTTATTCTCGAACCTCGTGCCTTGCGAGAATTATTTCCCAGTAGTGAACATTACGATCAGAATGGTAATGGCATTCCATTGCCTTCCGATATTGTCACCAAGTGTGTAAAGGAAGAGATGAAATTCATGATCGGCAATTTGGTTCTCCCTATTCCTGTCCCATCACACATGAGAAATGAGAACAAGAACTACGTTGGTTCGCTGAATCAAGTCACTGCTTATCTAGGAGAAAAGGCCGAAGAGGTTGGAGTTGAGCTGTATTCTGGAATATCCGTCTCAGAAGTACTTTATAGTAAGGATAACAATTCAGTCATAGGTGTTGCCACAAAGGACATGggtatttcaaaatctggtAGACCTAAAGAAAATTTCGAGAGAGGTATGGAATTTCACGCAAGGCAAGTTGTTTTCGCAGAAGGCTGCCACGGTTCCTTAACGAAACagatcatcaaaaaattcgGTCTGCGTAATAATGCGCAAAATCAATCTTACGGTCTTGGCATCAAAGAAGTTTGGGAAGttccaaaagagaaattcaagaaaggATTTACTGCTCATACTATGGGCTATCCTTTATCAAATTATGTTTATGGTGGCGGATTCCAATATCATTTTGGGGAGAATCTGGTTACAGTCGGACTTGTTGTTGGGTTGGATTATAAAAACCCATATATTTCCCCTTACCAAGAGtttcaaaagctgaagCAGCATCCTTATTATCGTAACGTTTTGGAGGGTGGAAAATGTATTTCTTACGCCGCTCGTGCTTTGAATGAAGGTGGAATGCAAGCCATACCTAAACTGCATTTCCCAGGTGGTGTGTTGGTCGGCGCATCAGCTGGATTCATGAACGTTCCGAAGATTAAAGGGTCACATACTGCAATGAAAACCGGTATGCTAGCAGCCGAAGAGATCTTCAAAGTTGTTTCAGAAATGCCAAGCcttgaagaattggaagaaacaGGAAGGGAAGATCTCGTAGAAAAGCCAATAAACTTGGAATCCTATCAGAAAGcattcaaaaactcttGGGTTTACGAAGAACTACATTCTGTTCGTAATGTCAGACCGTCCTTCAACTCATTCCTAGGTGGCTATGGTGGCATGGCGTATTCTGGTTTAGACACATTTATCTTACGAGGACGTACCCCATGgactttctcttttcacgAATCTGACGCATCTGTTACCGAAATAGCCGCCAAATATAAGCCGATAGAGTATCCAAAACCGGATGGCGTCATTTCATTCGATATTCTTACCTCAGTTTCGAGGACAGGTACTTACCatgatgaggatgaaaaATGCCATCTACGAGTTCCTGATCAGGATCTGCAAAAGCATGCAGAGGCTGCATATCCAAAATGGAAGGGTATCGAAAATCGTTTTTGCCCTGCTGGCGTCTACGAGTATGTTGAAGACAAAAACTCTCCTTTGAGTGTTAAATTTCAGATCAATGCCCAAAATTGTATCCATTGTAAGACATGCGACATTAAAGTGCCAACCCAAGACATCAATTGGGTGGTTCCTGAGGGTGGTGACGGACCAAAGTATTCACTGACTTAA
- the ERV46 gene encoding retrograde cargo receptor ERV46 (similar to Saccharomyces cerevisiae ERV46 (YAL042W); ancestral locus Anc_7.31): MMMKKSTLLSIDAFSKTEEDVRIRTKSGGIITLTCVLITCFLLVNEWIQFNSIVIRPDLVVDRDRQLKLDISLDVTFPSVPCGLLNLDLMDKAGELELNILESGFTKTRLDSHGNSVHDAETFKPGGEQKGTSGIDITDPDYCGSCYGALDQGRNAELPRESKLCCQTCEDVRNAYLDAEWAFYDGKDIAQCEREGYVEKINEQLSEGCRVQGEALLNRIEGAIHFSPGRGYENKHGHFHDLSLYWKNPQLNFNHVINHLSFGKSVETKAKGRVSAASTAPLDGREVAPERDTHKHQFSYFAKIVPTRYEYLDKMVVETAQFSASVHDRPLMGGLDRDHPNTIHQVGGTPGVYVYFEMSPLKVINREQHAQTWSTFLLNCITSIGGVLAVGTVMDKVLYKAQTSIWGKKSQ; encoded by the coding sequence atgatgatgaagaagtcAACATTGTTGTCAATTGATGCGTTCTCTAAAACAGAAGAGGACGTAAGGATTCGCACAAAATCTGGTGGAATAATTACATTGACATGTGTATTGATAACGTGCTTCTTGCTGGTTAATGAGTGGATTCAGTTCAATTCGATTGTAATTCGACCTGATCTGGTCGTTGATAGGGATCGCCAATTGAAACTAGATATTTCTCTGGATGTAACGTTCCCGTCAGTGCCTTGTGGTTTATTGAACTTAGATTTAATGGATAAGGCCGGAGAACTAGAATTGAATATACTCGAATCTGGATTTACCAAGACAAGATTAGATTCACACGGTAATTCAGTTCATGATGCTGAAACGTTCAAACCTGGTGGGGAGCAAAAGGGTACATCAGGAATCGATATTACTGATCCAGACTACTGTGGCTCTTGTTACGGCGCTCTCGACCAAGGTCGTAATGCCGAACTGCCAAGAGAATCCAAATTGTGCTGCCAAACCTGTGAAGATGTTCGTAACGCATATTTGGACGCAGAATGGGCATTTTATGACGGTAAAGATATCGCACAGTGCGAACGTGAAGGCTACGTTGAGAAAATCAACGAACAATTATCCGAAGGCTGTAGAGTACAGGGTGAGGCTTTGCTGAACAGAATAGAAGGTGCTATACACTTTTCCCCTGGCAGAGGCTACGAAAACAAGCATGGGCATTTCCACGATCTTTCGCTATACTGGAAAAATCCACAGCTTAACTTCAACCACGTTATCAACCATTTGAGTTTTGGTAAGTCTGTCGAGACTAAAGCAAAAGGCAGAGTTTCGGCGGCTTCAACGGCTCCACTAGATGGCCGTGAGGTGGCACCTGAACGCGACACCCATAAGCATCAATTCTCCTACTTTGCCAAGATTGTGCCAACCAGATATGAATATCTAGATAAGATGGTAGTTGAAACCGCGCAGTTCAGTGCAAGTGTTCACGACAGGCCACTGATGGGCGGTCTGGATAGAGATCATCCAAATACCATTCATCAAGTAGGCGGAACACCAGGAGTTTATGTCTATTTCGAAATGTCCCCACTCAAGGTCATCAACAGAGAACAGCATGCACAAACCTGGTCAACTTTCCTCTTGAATTGTATTACTAGTATCGGAGGTGTCCTCGCAGTTGGCACAGTTATGGACAAAGTCCTGTACAAAGCACAAACTTCCATATGGGGCAAGAAAAGTCAGTAA